In Providencia sneebia DSM 19967, one DNA window encodes the following:
- the glgB gene encoding 1,4-alpha-glucan branching protein GlgB → MEDIQQYSIIDKLFAGNYQDPFSFLGMHQKDKSTYFRVLLPNAQQVIVLDRFTAKPIIQLTKLDERGFFSGSVTTLPKKFTYVLQVDWDDTQQIIEDPYRFGALLDNSNMKSFSFEKLGAHLRQIADISGTHFCVWAPNAQRVSVVGEFNFWDGRRYPMRYRPESGVWEIFLPGIQAGVHYKYEILDKDGTIHLKSDPYAFRSQLRPDTTSIVSPLPKKCTVKNSQIKANQRNAPISIYEVHLGSWRRSQSHKTWLTYHELANTLIPYVKNMGFTHIEILPISEHPFDGSWGYQPLGIYSPTSRYGSPQDLINFIEEAHRQDINVILDWVPGHFPSDSSGLANFDGTPLYEYADPKEGQHRDWGTLIYDYKSHEVRDFLADNAVYWIDRFGFDGLRVDAVASMIYRDYSRPDGEWIANEYGGNINLEAVSFLQQTNELLHKIQPETLMIAEESTSYTGVTLPPNLGGLGFNYKWNMGSMHDTLNYMQLDPLARKYHHDKLTFSVMYAWSENYVLPLSHDEVVHGKGSLLRKMSGTPEQKFATLRAYYGFMWAHPGKKLLFMGGEIAQWREWDHDGELDWHLIEIPSSPHSGVQRLVKDLNFIYRDTPALFDNDHHKDSFEWLIVDDHDNSVFAFLRYAANGDALLVISHFTPVKRDNYRVGVKIPSQYIPLFNTNIKLYGGNDDPSSNIITSQPIKAHGCDWSIEVTLPPLSTLYFNVSLMTTNHNQSKNRELK, encoded by the coding sequence ATGGAAGATATCCAGCAATACTCAATTATCGATAAATTATTTGCAGGAAATTACCAAGATCCCTTCTCTTTTCTTGGTATGCATCAAAAAGATAAATCAACATACTTTCGTGTGTTATTACCAAATGCTCAACAAGTGATTGTCCTTGATAGATTTACAGCAAAACCTATTATTCAGCTAACAAAGCTTGATGAACGTGGTTTTTTCTCAGGCTCAGTCACCACACTGCCCAAAAAATTCACCTATGTATTACAAGTTGATTGGGATGATACTCAACAAATTATTGAAGACCCTTATCGTTTTGGTGCGTTATTGGATAATAGTAATATGAAAAGTTTTTCCTTTGAAAAACTTGGCGCACATTTAAGGCAGATTGCGGATATCTCAGGCACCCATTTTTGTGTTTGGGCACCGAATGCACAGCGAGTTTCAGTGGTGGGCGAATTTAATTTTTGGGATGGACGCCGTTATCCTATGCGTTATCGCCCTGAAAGCGGTGTCTGGGAAATTTTTCTGCCCGGTATTCAAGCGGGTGTTCATTATAAATATGAAATACTCGATAAAGACGGTACGATTCACCTAAAATCAGACCCTTACGCATTTCGTAGCCAATTACGACCAGATACCACATCCATTGTCTCACCTTTACCGAAGAAATGTACGGTAAAAAATTCACAGATAAAAGCCAATCAACGCAATGCCCCTATCTCTATTTATGAAGTTCATCTTGGGTCATGGAGGCGCTCACAAAGTCATAAAACTTGGCTTACCTATCATGAGCTTGCTAACACGTTAATCCCTTATGTGAAAAATATGGGTTTTACGCATATTGAAATATTACCTATTAGTGAGCACCCTTTTGATGGCTCTTGGGGTTATCAGCCTCTTGGTATTTATTCCCCAACCAGCCGCTATGGCTCCCCGCAAGATTTGATCAACTTTATTGAGGAAGCACATCGACAAGATATCAATGTTATTCTCGATTGGGTTCCCGGCCATTTCCCTTCCGATTCAAGTGGATTGGCAAATTTTGATGGCACACCGCTGTATGAATATGCTGACCCTAAAGAGGGACAGCATCGGGACTGGGGCACACTCATTTATGACTATAAAAGCCATGAAGTTCGCGACTTTTTAGCAGATAACGCCGTGTACTGGATTGACCGCTTTGGTTTTGATGGCTTAAGAGTTGATGCCGTTGCTTCCATGATATACCGCGATTATAGCCGACCAGATGGAGAATGGATTGCTAATGAATATGGCGGCAATATTAATCTCGAAGCAGTTAGTTTCTTACAACAAACCAATGAATTGTTGCACAAGATTCAGCCCGAAACGCTAATGATTGCTGAAGAATCCACCAGCTATACTGGCGTCACTCTTCCACCCAATTTAGGGGGGCTTGGATTCAACTATAAATGGAACATGGGCTCGATGCATGACACCTTAAATTATATGCAACTTGATCCACTCGCGCGGAAATATCACCACGATAAACTGACATTTAGCGTGATGTACGCATGGAGTGAAAACTATGTGTTGCCATTATCTCATGATGAAGTCGTGCATGGAAAAGGCTCGTTATTGCGCAAAATGTCCGGGACACCTGAGCAGAAATTCGCAACATTACGCGCATATTATGGCTTTATGTGGGCACATCCCGGTAAAAAATTGCTGTTTATGGGGGGCGAAATTGCGCAATGGCGAGAATGGGATCATGATGGAGAATTAGACTGGCATCTGATTGAGATCCCGTCTAGCCCACATTCTGGCGTTCAGCGATTAGTGAAAGACTTAAATTTCATCTATCGTGATACGCCTGCCCTTTTTGATAATGATCATCATAAAGATAGTTTTGAATGGTTGATCGTTGATGATCATGATAATTCCGTCTTTGCCTTTCTCCGTTATGCCGCAAATGGTGATGCTTTACTGGTTATCAGTCACTTTACCCCTGTCAAACGAGATAATTACCGTGTGGGTGTCAAAATACCGAGCCAATACATACCGTTATTTAATACAAATATAAAACTGTATGGCGGGAATGATGATCCATCTTCCAACATTATTACTAGCCAACCCATAAAGGCACATGGTTGTGATTGGTCTATTGAGGTCACTTTACCCCCATTGTCGACGCTCTATTTTAACGTTTCCCTCATGACAACCAACCACAATCAATCGAAAAATAGGGAGCTAAAATGA
- a CDS encoding glycoside hydrolase family 15 protein, with product MIEQYAPGAPGSTATWTSSAKDMVGTAIGQGRVWFTVGYGILNEVYWPSCSTPQIRDLGFIIAGDDFWSEVKRVHQYMLTTPSASLPIPKIVHQHERYRLELEIITDPARDVLLIHYHLEGEGLRLYPLLAPHLGGEGDNNYGAVAEQGLTAQKGGQYLILAAENGFTRASVGYVGRSDGWQDFSQNEHMTWEYQEAGPGNIAMMGELNHNSGVLALAFSDSAQGAATLAHSSLAAGYQEAKRQYTYLWAMWNETVKFPGLNKLPKKLSDAVLTSIVVLKTHEGRTFPGSLVASLSTPWGDTHKDPGGYHLVWPRDSVEVGFAMLACGLITEVRAMLAYLIAIQQPDGHWMQNNFTDGRPYWQGIQLDEVALPVLFAAKLHEQGLLGEMQGAAARMARKALEFIAQYGPASPQDRWEENSGINPFTLAVSVAALIAGTKAGFLEEGDKQYALDLADDWNERLESWVYVSDTELDRELGIAGHYIRLNPNCHSARFGDVMLRNRNNEVIETRALLGMEYLYLVRLGLRKATDKRIEETTRLVDKQLCVNLPAGPYYYRYNEDGYGEHEDGRAFDGSGIGRLWPLLSGERGHYAAARKEDIKPYLNAMLASASTGGMLPEQIWDKESIPERGLLTGRPSGSAMPLIWAHAELIKLIYVQKTGVPIEQLKSVVQRYSKGMLAPRARHWRDNLPCGNVPADHELWIEAREPFVLHYGYDNWHDVKEQSSQPLGLGMYGVMLDVSQLAGKALQFTRRFDATGWEGQDWQINIKA from the coding sequence TCATCAATACATGTTAACCACGCCATCAGCCTCCTTACCTATTCCCAAAATTGTTCATCAACATGAGCGCTATCGACTTGAGTTAGAGATTATCACTGATCCGGCAAGGGATGTTTTGCTGATCCATTATCACCTCGAAGGTGAAGGATTACGTTTGTATCCTTTATTGGCTCCACACTTAGGCGGCGAAGGTGATAATAATTATGGTGCAGTCGCTGAGCAAGGATTGACAGCACAGAAAGGTGGGCAGTATTTAATTTTAGCCGCTGAAAATGGTTTTACTCGCGCAAGTGTCGGTTATGTGGGTCGTTCTGATGGTTGGCAAGATTTCAGCCAAAATGAGCATATGACTTGGGAATATCAAGAAGCGGGTCCCGGAAATATTGCGATGATGGGAGAGCTAAATCATAATTCAGGTGTACTTGCCTTAGCATTTTCTGATAGTGCGCAAGGTGCTGCAACATTAGCGCATAGTTCTCTTGCCGCAGGCTATCAGGAAGCTAAACGCCAATATACTTATCTTTGGGCTATGTGGAATGAAACCGTTAAATTCCCCGGATTAAATAAACTCCCTAAAAAGCTATCGGATGCGGTATTAACCTCAATTGTTGTTTTGAAAACCCATGAAGGGAGAACTTTTCCTGGCTCATTAGTTGCTAGTTTGAGTACGCCTTGGGGTGATACACATAAAGATCCCGGTGGTTATCATTTAGTCTGGCCTCGCGATTCTGTTGAAGTTGGTTTTGCGATGTTAGCTTGTGGTTTGATTACCGAAGTTCGGGCTATGTTGGCTTATCTTATTGCAATACAGCAGCCAGATGGTCACTGGATGCAGAATAACTTCACCGATGGCCGACCTTATTGGCAAGGAATTCAGTTAGATGAGGTAGCTCTTCCTGTTTTATTTGCGGCGAAATTGCATGAACAAGGATTATTAGGTGAAATGCAAGGCGCAGCAGCCCGTATGGCGCGTAAAGCACTAGAGTTTATCGCGCAATATGGTCCTGCAAGTCCGCAAGATCGCTGGGAAGAAAACTCAGGTATTAACCCATTCACTTTAGCCGTTTCTGTTGCTGCACTCATCGCGGGCACAAAAGCGGGCTTCTTAGAAGAAGGTGACAAACAGTATGCGCTAGATTTAGCGGATGACTGGAACGAGCGCTTAGAATCATGGGTATATGTTTCAGATACTGAACTTGATCGCGAACTCGGTATAGCGGGGCATTATATTCGCTTGAATCCTAACTGCCATTCAGCCCGTTTTGGTGATGTCATGTTGCGCAATCGCAATAATGAAGTTATTGAAACACGGGCATTGCTCGGCATGGAATATTTATACTTAGTGAGACTTGGTTTGCGCAAAGCAACAGATAAACGGATTGAAGAAACAACGCGTTTGGTTGATAAGCAACTTTGCGTCAATTTACCCGCTGGCCCTTATTATTATCGTTATAACGAAGATGGTTATGGCGAACATGAAGATGGTCGAGCATTTGATGGTAGTGGCATTGGGCGTTTATGGCCATTACTCAGTGGTGAACGTGGACATTATGCCGCAGCGCGTAAAGAAGATATAAAGCCTTATTTGAATGCCATGTTGGCTTCAGCAAGTACTGGCGGCATGTTACCTGAACAAATTTGGGATAAAGAAAGTATTCCAGAAAGAGGTTTATTAACGGGTCGACCTAGTGGTAGCGCGATGCCGCTTATTTGGGCACACGCTGAGTTGATAAAATTGATTTATGTACAAAAAACAGGTGTACCTATTGAGCAGTTAAAATCTGTTGTGCAGCGTTATAGCAAAGGTATGTTAGCGCCGCGTGCTCGTCATTGGCGTGATAACCTACCTTGTGGCAATGTTCCTGCTGATCATGAATTATGGATTGAAGCTCGGGAGCCTTTTGTTCTGCATTATGGTTATGACAACTGGCATGATGTTAAAGAACAAAGTAGCCAACCACTTGGTTTAGGTATGTATGGTGTCATGTTAGATGTCAGTCAATTAGCAGGTAAAGCACTCCAGTTTACGCGGCGATTTGATGCGACTGGTTGGGAAGGGCAAGATTGGCAGATCAATATTAAAGCGTAA
- the glgA gene encoding glycogen synthase GlgA, which translates to MKVLHVCAEFFPLLKTGGLADVVAALLPAQRQLGADARVLLPGFPAIINQFPDKQKVTKLNTFVGEVTLFYCLYHDTPLYIIDAPHLYQREGSPYHDNYHNAYQDNYLRFGLLGFVAAELARGCDPLWNAQIVHAHDWHAALACAYLAAYGYPARCMFTLHNIAYQGLFSPHHIHELWLPPEFYNTEGMEFFGQLSFMKAGLFYANHTNAVSPTYAREILNPYFSYGLDGLLNRLNIEHRLSGILNGIDTDVWSPASDKLIAQNYNERSLKKKSKNKLALQESLGLTKQIDKPLFAVVSRMTHQKGLDLILDVLPDLLSTGGQFVLLGNGDYDLENAYRHAQSQYPDQVRAYIGYDEALSHQVIAGADVLMVPSRFEPCGLTQLYALRYGTLPLVRKTGGLADTVTDCSLEAMRGGQATGFVFNESHPFDLKAAVDRALALWDSPEQWQQVQKNAMAKDVSWKKSAETYLDVYRQLLGQ; encoded by the coding sequence ATGAAAGTATTACATGTCTGCGCTGAGTTTTTTCCTCTATTAAAAACAGGTGGTCTCGCTGATGTGGTTGCTGCATTACTACCAGCACAACGGCAACTTGGTGCTGATGCACGCGTCCTACTTCCGGGTTTCCCTGCCATTATTAATCAATTTCCAGACAAACAAAAAGTCACAAAGCTTAATACGTTTGTCGGCGAAGTTACCCTATTTTATTGTCTATATCATGACACGCCTTTGTATATTATTGATGCACCTCATCTCTATCAACGTGAGGGCAGCCCATATCATGATAATTACCATAATGCTTACCAAGATAACTACCTGAGATTTGGCTTGTTGGGATTTGTTGCCGCAGAATTAGCCAGAGGTTGTGATCCCTTGTGGAATGCACAAATCGTTCATGCTCATGATTGGCATGCTGCACTTGCTTGTGCATATTTAGCGGCTTATGGCTATCCTGCACGCTGCATGTTCACTTTACATAATATTGCATATCAAGGCCTATTTTCGCCACATCATATTCACGAATTATGGCTACCGCCTGAGTTTTATAATACTGAAGGTATGGAGTTTTTTGGGCAGCTATCCTTTATGAAAGCAGGGCTTTTCTATGCAAATCATACTAATGCTGTTAGCCCAACTTATGCGCGTGAAATTTTAAATCCTTATTTTTCCTATGGTCTTGATGGGTTGCTCAATCGCCTCAATATTGAGCATCGATTAAGTGGCATTTTAAATGGAATTGATACTGATGTTTGGTCACCAGCCAGCGATAAACTAATTGCACAAAATTACAATGAACGTAGCCTCAAAAAGAAATCGAAGAATAAACTCGCATTACAAGAATCTTTAGGTTTAACCAAACAAATAGACAAACCCCTATTTGCCGTTGTCAGTCGAATGACTCACCAAAAAGGGTTAGACCTTATCTTAGATGTCTTACCCGATTTACTCAGTACGGGAGGGCAATTCGTATTACTGGGTAATGGTGATTATGATTTGGAAAATGCTTATCGCCATGCGCAATCTCAATATCCCGATCAGGTTCGAGCCTATATTGGTTATGATGAAGCGTTATCGCATCAAGTGATTGCAGGCGCAGATGTTTTGATGGTACCGAGCCGTTTTGAACCTTGTGGCCTTACTCAACTTTATGCATTACGTTACGGTACACTTCCTTTAGTACGCAAAACAGGTGGGCTTGCAGATACAGTCACTGATTGTTCTTTAGAGGCAATGCGTGGTGGGCAAGCAACGGGTTTTGTCTTTAATGAAAGCCATCCATTTGATCTCAAAGCCGCGGTTGACCGTGCGCTTGCTCTCTGGGATTCACCAGAACAGTGGCAACAAGTACAAAAAAATGCAATGGCAAAAGATGTGAGTTGGAAAAAATCAGCAGAAACTTATCTTGATGTTTATCGGCAACTACTTGGGCAATAA